TCAGTCATCTGGCTGATTCGCCCTACCCTGATTTTGTCCAGCGTGCGCACGCCTGTGGAAAGGTTAGCTCTTCCGCCCCTCTTGAAGGGATCAGCAAGCATGCCTCTGTATTTTATGGTGAATCTGGCATCTTCATTACGCACGGGCTTGATTGCGGTGTTCGGGCATACCCGCTCACACACTCCGCAGCCGCGGCAGAACTTATATACATCCACCTTCTGCTTTATAACAGGCACAGCCTTGAACTCCACCTTGGGCTCAGGAGTGAGGTAGTCGCTCACAACTTTTCTGCGCTTTTCCATTCCGGCCTCTATGGCCTCAAAGGGACATGCCGCAACGCAGCTTCCGCACATCGTGCATCTGTCGCTGGAATAGTTTATCTGCCAGTCAAGGTCATCCCTTGATATTTCGTTCACTCTCATTGTTGCCATCTCTGCACCTCAAGGTTGTTGGTGATAACAACTGTCTCTCTTTCGTTGGTGTATATATCCTCTTCCCAGTTTCTGCCGGGAAGAACCTCGTTTATGCCTGAGACCTCGGAGGTCATGACCACTGTTCCGTTATGCTTTCCGATAACCGTAGGGCGGAGCTTCTTGGCATCGCATGTGTTAAACAGAGTGCCGTCCGGCAGAACGCCTATGATAGTGTTGGGTCCGTTTATCTCAAGGTTGGAAAGGGATGAGCGGATGTATCTGAGCGCTTCTCCGTCCTCCCTTTTTGACATATCCTCAAAGGGGAGCGGCGTTATGGCATGTTTATAGTATTCCAGCGGCCATTTGAGTATTTTGTGAATGTAGTGAAGAGTATAGAGGAAGCACTGTGAATCGGACTCAAAGCCTAAGTAGCCTTTGTAAAGCCCTTTCTGAAAGTTTTTGTTTTTTTCGTAAAAAGTGTTCTCGCCGTTGGCAAGGGCTGTGTACCCCTGAAGGAAGAAAGGGTGAGCGGCGTAGCGCACTATGTCATAGTTGGTGTTCTGGCGGCACTGAGCGGTGATAACCTTCGCAGTAAAATCGTTATCCTCTTTCCAGAGGCCGAAATAGGTTCCGATGTCCTGCGGGTCGCCTATCTCCTTGAGCGTCAGCACATCCGGCCAGAAGGAATAGACATAACCGTCGTCACTCTCCTCCAGAACGCTTCTGAGCCTCAGCCTCATATCAACCAGAAGCTCCTCTTTCTCCTCCTGCGGAGCATACTTGAAGCTTCTGGGGTACTGAAACACCTGAAAAACGTAGTTCGGCATGGGCTCTATATTAAGCTCGTCACGGAAGTTTATCTCCGGTGACCACTGCATAACCCTGACGAAGCCTTCTTTATGAAGAATATCCTCCGCAATCGCCATGCCTCTGTCCGAGCACGCCATTGAGAGAATGGGAAGATCTTTATAGTCTGCGAACCTGCCGCCCAAGTCCTGCATAACCATTGCAAAACCTGAGTTATCATGCCCCTTCTGCTGTGAACGCATAAGGAGCAGGGCTTTTGACGGATGAAAATAATCCGTGGATTTGATAGCGCCTATTCTGCACATATCCTGCCTCCAGTATGAAAGCAACTTACATTGCAATCTAAGTTTATATGACCGTTTAGCCTTATAAAATAATAATCAGGGCGGACTGCCTGAGCAGCTGAGGGGTTGAGTGAAAATAAAGCTGCTTTCGGAATAAAACTTCCGGGAGGGAGGTTCTCCTTATTCTTTGGGGGCGTTGTGAAATAAACCGTTGCCCTTAATAAACTGCGCCTGTATGTGCCGCTGCGGGAATGACTCCGCTCCGGTAAATACGGTAAATCTCCCTTTTGTGTTTTACCGCCATAAGAACTTATAATATGAGTCAAAACAGATGTCAATGATTAGAAACGAAGGTTAAAGCCCCATGACAAATATTAAAATAATACTTGAATACAATTTTAAAATTATCAGAACACGCAAAGTCATTGTCATGTTTATGACAATTCGATTTTAGCATTTATTATCAAATATTTGAAAAGGCGTAAAAGTATCGGGTGTGTTTTAGGAGCAAAGATAAGCGCGGTTTAACAATTATAAGGAAGGCTTAAAAAAAATTAATTAAATATCATTTTTGTCTGGAGGTAAAACTCATCAGAACCGTCCCTTATTTTATCAAGCTGGTTTTTTGTGAGGTTTATCCTGTTTTTCATAAGGAAGGTCGCCGCTATATCCTGTTCCGGTATGCGGAAATATTCATGAAGGATTTTGGCCATCTTAAGAATCTTAGCCTCATTCTGAAACTTGCATTTAAAAGGTTCGTCCTGAAACTGAACAGGCATATAGAACTCAGGCTTGAACTTCCATTTCATAAGCAGGGCGATACCTGCATTCACGGAGTTATGATCCGCAAGACGCTTGTAGTTTTCGCTGTCTTTGGCATCAACACTTTCCCCCTCCAGATAATCAGAGAGAACGGCAAGAAGAAATATATAACCTATGCGGTGGATCATTCCGATAGAGAAAACAATCTTTTTACCTGAGAATTTAAGGACATCGGCCAGAACATGCGCTATGCAGCCTACCCTTATGCTCTCTTCCACTGCATCGCTTATCTCCTTATGGAACATAAGCTCCTTGTTTGAAGCAAGTGCAACGTTTATATAATTGATAAGGAACATTTTTATATTCATGGTTCCAATGCGGACTATGGCGCTTTCAATATCCTTTATATCAGTAAAAAGCCCGCTGTAGTGAACAGAGTTGGCAAGCTTGATAAGCCCTGCGTGTATGCCCGGATCGGTTCTGGACATTACAGCTATTTCCTGAATTGTCACATCGTCAGACTCAAGAATGGGCAGCATCTGGAAGGCTATGTCCTTTTTCATGGGGAGGATTACATCCCCCTTATCCAGAATCTTTTTAATGTAATCGAATATGCCTTCCTTATTCTTCTGGGGAGCTGCGGCCTCAAGGGGTCTGCAAACCTTGCCCGCCACAAGAACCTGCTCGAACGGGCGCATTACCTGATTATGGTAAATTATTTCGTAGCTTTTATGCATGAAGTATTTATCAAGCTCTTTATCCGCCAGAATCATGTATATGCTCTGGGTGGAGTCTTTAATATGATCCTGAAGCTTGGAAAAGCTTATAAACTCGTTTTTATCAAGAAGAACTATAAACACATTGCGGAAGCCCCGCGTTTCAAGCAGCCTGCGGAAGCCGCGGGTGAAGAATGAAAAAGCCTCATGCTCGACTCCGAGTATTTCAAGCATTGAGCTGTAATAATTAAGAATCTTTCTTTCAGAGCAAATAAGTATGGTATCAGCCATTTTCTTCCTTTAAATAAGCTTATTCTTCTTACTGCTGAAGGCTCGGCAGTTCGATCCTGAAACATGCCCCTTTGTCCGTGTTGCGAACATAAAGCCTGCCGGGCATGCTGTTCTCCACTATCATTTTAGACATATACAGCCCTATCCCCGTCCCCTTCCCTTCGGGTTTCGTTGTGAAATATGGCTCGAATATTCTTTCCAGAAGATCTTCCTCTATTCCTCCGGCGTTGTCCTCTATCTCCGCAACTGCTCTGCCGTTTTCATAAAAAACACGGGCAAGCACATGGGGCTCAGCTATATTTTTCTCACTCAGCGCGTCTTTGGCATTGTTGAGAATATTGAGAAAAACCTGAGCAAGCTCGCCGGGATAACCCATAACCGTGAGTTCACTGTCCACACGGAGATCAACCGTTATCCGGTGTTCCTCAAAAAATGCCTGTACAAGATACAGAGCCTTTCTCACACAGTCTGCGAGGAGAAACTCGGTCTGCTCCTTGTTCTCCCTGAAAAAGTTGCGGAAATCGTCCACAGTGGCAGACATCTGCTGTATCAGGGCGTTCACCCTGTCCAGTATATCCCGGAGCTTGTCGTCAGTAAGCTCACCGGAGTCTTTTATATATTTCAGTTCAAAGAACGAAAGATTCAGCGCATTCAGCGGCTGGCGCCACTGGTGGGCAATATTGCCGAGCATCTCGCCCATTGCGGCCAGCTTGGACTGCTGAATAAGCAGTTTTTTATGCTCCATATTCCTTTCGACTTCCAGCCTGACCTTATCTTCCATCAGTGAATAAAGCTCCATGAGCTCTTCCTGCATGTATTTTCTGTCCAGCACATTCACAAGAATTTCACTGACTATGGTAAGCAGGGAGACAATATCATCGTCCCATTCCCTCTCTTTTTCAAGAGATGAGAAGGTCATGAAGCCTATGGACTTACCCTCTTTAATCATAGGCACAATAATAAGCGACTTAACCCCCATGGAGTTTAAATAATCACGCTCATACTCTGAGCATTTTTTATAGCCGCTGAGGGATGTTATATTAATTATCTCTCTGTCCGCAAGCTTTTCTGAGAGCAGTTCCATATTAAGCAGGGAGACGGACTTCATCCTGTTCATCAGACTGGGCACACCGGGGGCTGTCCATTCATGGGTGATGGAGGCCTTCATGCTGTCCTTATCCATACTGAATACACAGCAGCGCTCGGCATCCACGAATGTACCTATTTTCTCCAGCGCACTGTTTATACCGGAGTCCACCCCTTCCGCGGAAAGGTTTATGAACCCGGCTGAGATCTCCATGATCTGCTGCTCAAACCACAGCCTGTTCTGTATCCCCAGTTCTGCATTTACCCATGTGGTTATATCATCATGTATGGAGACTATGCCAGCAAACACTCCGCGTTCGTTTCTGACCGCGGTTTTTGTTATGTCAAACCAGCGGAACTCACCTGTGGTGTTTATGTAAACCGTTTCAACATAGTTGTAGCTGGAGCATCTGCCCGCGGCTATTTCTCTGTCGCCTTTGGAAAATCTGTCGTACTCCTCGTCATGAAAAAGGTTTTCGTCCATCCTGCCGATAATCATTTCGCTGCTGTGGACACCCGCGAGATCAAGAAAGCTGCGGTTGCAGCCTGTGTAGCGGAGATTTTTATCCTTCCAGCAGACCGCAGCGGGAAGACTGTCTATAACGTTCTGCAATACTTTCTGGTAGCCGCTGCCGCCGGAGAAGGAGGTGTAGTCAGGGCAGTTGACCTTGCGGATTATCCCCTCGAACCCTGCGGCTTTTCCTACAGAATCACGGATGATGAATACGCTTTCCGTAGCATTCACCTCTTGCCCTGTGCGGGTTACAAGGGTGACAGCAACCTCCTCCGCCAGCCCTTCCCTGAACAGGGAATCCTCAACCGCTGTCCTCACGGACGGATATTTGTATAGGC
The genomic region above belongs to Geovibrio ferrireducens and contains:
- a CDS encoding ATP-binding protein, yielding MPFERLSVFSGEIFYETDILRRIIKVSGGTERVLEYSAEELIGRTIDSLYKYPSVRTAVEDSLFREGLAEEVAVTLVTRTGQEVNATESVFIIRDSVGKAAGFEGIIRKVNCPDYTSFSGGSGYQKVLQNVIDSLPAAVCWKDKNLRYTGCNRSFLDLAGVHSSEMIIGRMDENLFHDEEYDRFSKGDREIAAGRCSSYNYVETVYINTTGEFRWFDITKTAVRNERGVFAGIVSIHDDITTWVNAELGIQNRLWFEQQIMEISAGFINLSAEGVDSGINSALEKIGTFVDAERCCVFSMDKDSMKASITHEWTAPGVPSLMNRMKSVSLLNMELLSEKLADREIINITSLSGYKKCSEYERDYLNSMGVKSLIIVPMIKEGKSIGFMTFSSLEKEREWDDDIVSLLTIVSEILVNVLDRKYMQEELMELYSLMEDKVRLEVERNMEHKKLLIQQSKLAAMGEMLGNIAHQWRQPLNALNLSFFELKYIKDSGELTDDKLRDILDRVNALIQQMSATVDDFRNFFRENKEQTEFLLADCVRKALYLVQAFFEEHRITVDLRVDSELTVMGYPGELAQVFLNILNNAKDALSEKNIAEPHVLARVFYENGRAVAEIEDNAGGIEEDLLERIFEPYFTTKPEGKGTGIGLYMSKMIVENSMPGRLYVRNTDKGACFRIELPSLQQ
- a CDS encoding HDOD domain-containing protein, with translation MADTILICSERKILNYYSSMLEILGVEHEAFSFFTRGFRRLLETRGFRNVFIVLLDKNEFISFSKLQDHIKDSTQSIYMILADKELDKYFMHKSYEIIYHNQVMRPFEQVLVAGKVCRPLEAAAPQKNKEGIFDYIKKILDKGDVILPMKKDIAFQMLPILESDDVTIQEIAVMSRTDPGIHAGLIKLANSVHYSGLFTDIKDIESAIVRIGTMNIKMFLINYINVALASNKELMFHKEISDAVEESIRVGCIAHVLADVLKFSGKKIVFSIGMIHRIGYIFLLAVLSDYLEGESVDAKDSENYKRLADHNSVNAGIALLMKWKFKPEFYMPVQFQDEPFKCKFQNEAKILKMAKILHEYFRIPEQDIAATFLMKNRINLTKNQLDKIRDGSDEFYLQTKMIFN
- a CDS encoding class II glutamine amidotransferase domain-containing protein, with the translated sequence MCRIGAIKSTDYFHPSKALLLMRSQQKGHDNSGFAMVMQDLGGRFADYKDLPILSMACSDRGMAIAEDILHKEGFVRVMQWSPEINFRDELNIEPMPNYVFQVFQYPRSFKYAPQEEKEELLVDMRLRLRSVLEESDDGYVYSFWPDVLTLKEIGDPQDIGTYFGLWKEDNDFTAKVITAQCRQNTNYDIVRYAAHPFFLQGYTALANGENTFYEKNKNFQKGLYKGYLGFESDSQCFLYTLHYIHKILKWPLEYYKHAITPLPFEDMSKREDGEALRYIRSSLSNLEINGPNTIIGVLPDGTLFNTCDAKKLRPTVIGKHNGTVVMTSEVSGINEVLPGRNWEEDIYTNERETVVITNNLEVQRWQQ